One Papaver somniferum cultivar HN1 chromosome 10, ASM357369v1, whole genome shotgun sequence genomic window carries:
- the LOC113318466 gene encoding glutamic acid-rich protein-like, producing the protein MFRRSPRISKKNEDQIVSQESKQDKETKRNAKNNKMTVEKEATRKRKNKSANEVTQRKVKHKKTAEEKPEESESESEEERQEESDEDDDEEPEEEEKEAEKERQKKFIKGNAKNNKDTTRKRKNSSTNKEVQQKLKLKLRKIAEEKYESQSEEEAQAELDEDDKESEEEEKRAKKSKLKKVIKGKNIHCNICDGTSNYVV; encoded by the coding sequence ATGTTTAGGAGATCACCAAGAATAAGTAAGAAGAATGAAGATCAAATTGTCTCGCAAGAGAGTAagcaagataaagaaacaaaacgaAATGCAAAGAACAATAAAATGACAGTTGAAAAAGAGGCAACaagaaagaggaagaacaagAGTGCAAATGAAGTAACACAAAGAAAGGTGAAACACAAGAAGACAGCTGAGGAAAAACCAGAAGAGTCGGAATCAGAATCCGAAGAAGAAAGACAAGAAGaatcagatgaagatgatgatgaagagccggaagaagaggaaaaagaagCTGAAAAGGAAAGACAGAAGAAATTCATCAAAGGAAATGCAAAGAACAATAAAGATACAACAAGAAAGAGGAAGAACAGCAGTACAAATAAAGAAGTACAACAAAAGTTAAAGTTGAAACTCAGGAAGATAGCTGAGGAAAAATATGAATCACAATCCGAAGAAGAAGCGCAAGCAGAATTAGATGAAGATGATAAAGAGTCGGAAGAAGAGGAAAAACGAGCAAAAAAGAGCAAACTGAAGAAAGTCATCAAAGGTAAAAACATACATTGTAATATTTGTGATGGTACATCTAACTATGTtgtttaa